Genomic DNA from Gimesia aquarii:
AGATGTAAACTGTTTACTAGACATAGCAAACGTCAAAGGTGGTTGGTAAGCAACTTGTGAACGGTATGGAATGAAAACGTGTCATTTTTTTAAGCTAATTTTGATGTGAAAGGGGAGTGTCGTTCTTTTTTCTTGATCGGCTATCTGACATGGTTTCGTGAATGATCTCTTATCCTGCTTGTTTTTTCTATATGTACTATTTTCTCAGGTGGGAATGGATGTATCAGAAAATGAGAAATCAATTTATTTAAAATAAAAGTCATGTTGTAAAATATTATATAGATTATGATTATGATTTTTTGCTTGAATTTAAACAAATATTGCTGTCAAAATTGTTTTTTGGTGTAATATCATCTACGATACTGTTCAGATTTTGTCAAAGATTTAAGATCAAATACTATCGAGTCAGTCCTATGTATAGCTCAGTAGCGATCAATCGGTCACAGCGAGATTCGTTTTCTCAATTGGGAGCCCGCGCTTTTCTTAGCGATCGAACAAAGATGTGTTCGTGTGATTTAAAAGTTCAAAAGAATACAGCAAATACTCAGAAAGCGGTGCGCAAGAAAAAATACTGTGTTACAAAGGAGTTGCAGAAGCGTGCTGAAAGAATCGTTGCCAAAAAAATCGAATACGTGTTTCATGATCAGTTTGAAATGGAAGACGCTTGTGATCAAATCTTAGGACCGCTTCAAGAGTTGTGTACTGAATTAAATCCTGATTCAGAACATGATTTTAGCACTTCCTCATCTGAGTATGTCGCGCTTTACTCTGTGCCCTTGTTAGAAAAGGAACACGAATCCATACTGTTCAAAGGCATGAACTATTTGAAGTATCGAGCGGCAATATTGAGGGATAGTATTGACTTGAAGTCCCCATGCATTGGGCTATTGGACAGAATTGAACAGAAGATTAAAGATGCACGACGGTTGCGGAATTATATTATTCAAGCCAATTTAAGGTTAGTTGTTTCTATC
This window encodes:
- a CDS encoding sigma-70 family RNA polymerase sigma factor produces the protein MYSSVAINRSQRDSFSQLGARAFLSDRTKMCSCDLKVQKNTANTQKAVRKKKYCVTKELQKRAERIVAKKIEYVFHDQFEMEDACDQILGPLQELCTELNPDSEHDFSTSSSEYVALYSVPLLEKEHESILFKGMNYLKYRAAILRDSIDLKSPCIGLLDRIEQKIKDARRLRNYIIQANLRLVVSIAKNLTDRANLFEDLISDAHLPLIRAVEIFDVGRGNRFSTYGTWAVRNYLFRSTKKGRKYRKTFQNGVESVALGLTDYRTTQRSEESYHAIIQGVLQRVLNSLDEREQIILKRRFGLHHSDPPKKFREIAEELGVSTERVRQLTIRSLQRMREVAEEQNLEIPEFI